Proteins from one Coregonus clupeaformis isolate EN_2021a chromosome 29, ASM2061545v1, whole genome shotgun sequence genomic window:
- the LOC121545194 gene encoding AN1-type zinc finger protein 3 isoform X4 translates to MVGSDIEKKQPGEDCAQEPAPSSSSSQSAVFCSGTSNSQSLLLAPSLEATGATPLPAQEEVSSTVTAHGTLVSTPTKRPCNSASESESDASTEKQARVGEGPGSEELSSSSSSSHSGPKQRSRRRCHQCQNKLELVQQELGSCRCGYVFCMIHRLPEQHDCLFDHLGRGREEAVLKMVKLERKVGRSCQRIGEECS, encoded by the exons ATGGTCGGGTCAG ACATTGAGAAGAAGCAGCCAGGCGAGGACTGTGCCCAAGAGCCCGCCCCCAGCTCCAGCAGCAGCCAGTCAGCCGTCTTTTGTAGCGGGACTAGCAATAGCCAATCCCTGTTGTTGGCGCCGTCGCTCGAAGCCACAGGAGCCACGCCTCTACCTGCACAAGAGG aAGTCTCCAGCACAGTCACAGCCCACGGCACACTAGTATCCACCCCCACAAAACGGCCCTGCAACTCAG cctCTGAGTCGGAGAGCGACGCGTCCACAGAGAAGCAGGCACGGGTGGGCGAGGGCCCTGGCTCCGAGGAGttgtcttcatcatcatcatcgtcccACAGTGGTCCCAAGCAGAGGAGCCGCCGGCGCTGCCACCAGTGCCAAAACAAACTGGAGTTGGTACAGCAAGAGCTAGGCTCCTGCCGCTGtg GCTACGTGTTCTGCATGATCCACCGGCTGCCCGAGCAGCACGACTGCCTCTTCGACCACCTGGGGCGCGGGCGTGAAGAGGCAGTCCTCAAGATGGTCAAGCTGGAGCGCAAGGTGGGCCGCTCGTGCCAGCGCATCGGTGAGGAGTGCTCCTGA